In Candidatus Defluviilinea proxima, a single genomic region encodes these proteins:
- a CDS encoding acyl-CoA dehydrogenase family protein, which yields MPIEFEAPKPITQVQFMLKTVGEEMMRSKSRYFDENEHEIPWDYIEFMHTAMKSLGVGSLAPPKEKDNGHNGDEKKEKRPPIAYQVLASQIEALAWGDVGMYLITPGGGLGAAAVQAAGTPEQRAKFLARFMEEKPTFAAMCMTEPGAGSDTSSIRARAVLDEKTNEWVLNGEKIFVTGGDKSFTEYEKLGKGFIVVWASIDPTAGRGGMRAFVVESGTPGVRIAKLEHKLGIRVSDTAAISLVDARVPYDNILGSPTVEKTTTGFKGAMATFDATRPLVAASGIGVARAALEFLKEKLAENGVQIRYGLPRQKLTSIERDVIDMEIMLKSAWLMVIKAVWMADNKKSNALEASMSKVKAGDVGTKITQKVVEILGPLGYSREFLAEKWFRDAKITDIYEGTGQINRLVVARQILGYSGKDLR from the coding sequence ATGCCAATCGAATTTGAAGCCCCCAAACCGATCACACAAGTGCAGTTCATGTTGAAGACTGTCGGCGAAGAGATGATGAGGTCGAAGTCACGTTACTTCGATGAGAACGAGCACGAGATTCCCTGGGATTACATTGAATTCATGCACACAGCCATGAAATCCTTGGGAGTTGGTTCACTGGCGCCACCAAAGGAAAAGGATAACGGGCATAATGGTGATGAGAAAAAGGAAAAGCGGCCGCCAATTGCTTATCAGGTATTAGCCTCGCAGATCGAAGCGCTTGCTTGGGGTGATGTAGGTATGTATCTCATTACTCCGGGTGGCGGGCTTGGTGCCGCCGCAGTACAGGCGGCAGGGACTCCTGAACAGCGTGCTAAATTCCTTGCCCGTTTTATGGAAGAGAAGCCCACATTTGCGGCGATGTGTATGACCGAGCCGGGAGCGGGTTCGGATACATCATCTATTCGAGCACGAGCTGTATTGGATGAAAAGACAAATGAATGGGTGCTCAATGGTGAGAAGATCTTTGTCACTGGTGGCGATAAGTCTTTCACAGAATATGAAAAACTTGGTAAAGGCTTTATCGTTGTGTGGGCGAGCATTGATCCGACAGCTGGTCGTGGTGGGATGCGTGCATTCGTTGTGGAAAGTGGAACGCCCGGTGTAAGAATTGCCAAGCTGGAACATAAGCTCGGTATTCGTGTCAGTGACACGGCGGCGATCTCACTTGTAGATGCGCGTGTTCCGTATGACAACATTCTTGGAAGCCCAACCGTTGAGAAAACGACAACCGGCTTCAAAGGTGCAATGGCAACCTTCGATGCGACGAGGCCTCTCGTGGCGGCGTCAGGTATCGGCGTGGCAAGAGCCGCGCTTGAATTTTTGAAGGAAAAACTTGCAGAGAATGGTGTCCAAATTCGATATGGATTGCCGCGTCAAAAATTGACATCCATTGAACGTGACGTGATCGATATGGAGATCATGCTCAAGTCCGCGTGGCTAATGGTTATCAAGGCGGTGTGGATGGCGGACAATAAAAAGTCGAACGCGTTGGAGGCTTCGATGAGCAAGGTGAAGGCTGGCGACGTGGGCACGAAGATCACGCAGAAGGTGGTCGAGATTTTGGGTCCGCTCGGTTACAGCCGTGAATTCCTTGCAGAGAAGTGGTTCCGCGATGCAAAAATTACAGACATCTATGAAGGTACGGGACAGATCAATCGCCTTGTGGTGGCGCGTCAGATTTTGGGCTATAGCGGGAAGGATTTGAGGTAA
- a CDS encoding acetyl-CoA C-acyltransferase — MKDAVIVSAVRTPVGKAKRGGLATVRPDEMSATTIQALLKRTPNLDPAQIEDVVIGCAFPEGEQGLNMARMIALRAGLPDSVPAETINRYCASGVQSIAHVAYAIQSGQIEIGISGGAESMTMVPMAGYKFAPNPHFAQDLPHYYTNMGLTAENVSVKYGISREDQDEFSLKSHQKAAQAVNSGLFDPELVSIDVEVTELDGNEKPVKKNFTVKRDEGPRADTNIEALSKLKPAFKEGGVVTAGNSSQMSDGAAAVMVMSAEKAAELGLTPLARFVSFAAGGVPPELMGIGPIVAIPKALKLAGLTLNDIDLIELNEAFAAQSLAVIRTLEIDESKVNVNGGAIALGHPLGCTGSKLTTQLIYEMGRRKSKYGMVTMCIGGGMGAAAIFENLQN; from the coding sequence ATGAAAGACGCAGTAATTGTTTCTGCAGTACGGACTCCCGTAGGCAAAGCCAAACGTGGAGGACTTGCCACGGTTCGTCCCGACGAGATGTCTGCTACGACCATCCAAGCCTTGCTCAAGCGGACGCCGAATCTTGACCCCGCCCAGATCGAAGATGTGGTCATTGGTTGTGCCTTCCCCGAAGGCGAGCAGGGACTCAACATGGCGCGTATGATCGCGTTACGTGCAGGCTTGCCTGATTCAGTTCCCGCTGAAACGATCAATCGCTATTGTGCTTCAGGAGTACAGTCCATTGCGCACGTTGCGTACGCGATTCAATCTGGTCAGATCGAAATCGGTATCTCAGGTGGAGCCGAATCCATGACGATGGTGCCGATGGCGGGATATAAATTCGCGCCGAATCCGCACTTTGCACAAGACTTGCCGCATTACTACACTAACATGGGACTCACCGCTGAGAATGTCTCCGTCAAATATGGTATCAGCCGTGAAGACCAGGACGAGTTCTCGTTGAAGAGTCATCAGAAAGCAGCGCAAGCTGTCAACTCTGGGCTGTTCGATCCTGAACTTGTTTCGATTGATGTTGAAGTAACGGAACTCGATGGAAATGAGAAACCTGTCAAAAAGAATTTCACTGTGAAGCGAGATGAAGGTCCGCGTGCGGATACAAACATCGAAGCGTTGTCCAAACTCAAACCAGCCTTCAAGGAAGGTGGCGTTGTCACTGCGGGCAATTCATCGCAAATGTCCGATGGCGCGGCGGCGGTGATGGTTATGTCTGCTGAGAAAGCCGCTGAACTTGGGTTAACTCCGTTAGCGAGATTTGTCTCGTTTGCGGCTGGAGGCGTACCGCCTGAGCTGATGGGCATCGGTCCCATTGTGGCGATTCCCAAAGCCCTGAAACTTGCTGGATTGACGCTCAATGATATTGACCTGATAGAATTGAACGAAGCCTTTGCCGCACAATCGCTCGCAGTCATTCGTACATTGGAGATCGACGAGAGCAAGGTCAACGTCAATGGAGGCGCGATTGCCCTCGGTCATCCGCTTGGATGCACGGGTTCAAAATTGACAACTCAACTCATCTACGAAATGGGTCGCCGCAAATCGAAATACGGAATGGTCACGATGTGTATTGGTGGCGGTATGGGTGCCGCAGCGATCTTTGAGAATTTACAGAATTAA
- a CDS encoding SCP2 sterol-binding domain-containing protein produces the protein MPLTVSQLMEKMPGAFVPEKAQGVKAIIHFKFTGDEAGEWNASIADGKCAVSQGAPASTATMTLTADSGDYVKLFTGELDGMQAFMQGKLKLGGDLNLAMKMMSMFKIK, from the coding sequence ATGCCCCTCACAGTATCACAACTCATGGAGAAAATGCCCGGAGCGTTCGTCCCTGAAAAGGCACAGGGAGTGAAAGCCATCATCCACTTCAAGTTTACGGGAGACGAAGCGGGTGAATGGAATGCGTCCATTGCGGATGGTAAGTGTGCCGTGTCGCAGGGCGCTCCCGCCAGTACGGCCACAATGACCCTCACGGCTGATTCGGGAGATTACGTCAAACTTTTCACGGGCGAATTGGATGGTATGCAAGCCTTCATGCAGGGGAAGCTCAAACTGGGCGGTGACCTGAACCTTGCAATGAAGATGATGAGCATGTTCAAGATCAAGTAA
- a CDS encoding arylamine N-acetyltransferase — protein MNIITYLDRITFVESIKPDAQTLRGLQAAHMQSVPFENLDIGLKRPIHIHEEAIWEKLIVNKRGGFCYELNGLFAWLLKQIDFDVTYLNARVFDREGNPGVDFDHLALLVQAPDESERWLADVGFGDSFNEPLSIENLNEQVQGLRAYRIEPAQNGNIVWQRNYNGAWERQYFFDLQPHKFPEEYEATCLYHQTSPESSFTRGSIISRATPDGRVSLEKDKLIVTKNGQRTESPVKSKEEYHSLLEKYFSVVL, from the coding sequence ATGAACATTATCACCTATTTGGATCGTATTACATTTGTTGAATCTATAAAACCAGACGCTCAAACTTTACGCGGGTTACAAGCCGCGCACATGCAAAGTGTTCCTTTTGAGAATTTGGATATTGGCTTGAAACGCCCAATCCACATCCACGAGGAAGCCATCTGGGAAAAACTCATAGTCAATAAACGTGGCGGATTTTGCTACGAACTCAACGGGCTCTTCGCATGGTTGCTGAAGCAAATTGACTTTGATGTCACCTATCTCAACGCCCGTGTCTTTGACCGTGAAGGAAATCCAGGAGTGGATTTCGATCACCTCGCATTGCTGGTGCAGGCTCCGGATGAGTCTGAGCGATGGTTAGCAGATGTTGGCTTCGGCGATTCGTTTAATGAGCCGCTATCCATTGAAAATCTCAACGAACAAGTACAAGGATTACGTGCCTATCGTATTGAGCCAGCCCAGAACGGCAATATCGTCTGGCAAAGAAATTATAATGGTGCGTGGGAGCGTCAATATTTTTTTGACCTGCAACCCCACAAGTTCCCAGAAGAATACGAGGCTACTTGTTTGTATCACCAAACATCGCCCGAATCGAGCTTTACGCGCGGAAGCATTATCAGCCGCGCCACACCCGATGGACGCGTATCACTTGAGAAGGACAAACTGATCGTTACGAAAAACGGACAACGCACTGAGAGTCCTGTCAAGTCCAAAGAGGAATATCACTCGTTGCTGGAAAAATATTTTAGTGTTGTTTTATAA
- a CDS encoding GAF domain-containing protein codes for MFKRPTDIPSIQKSFQDIRALLMSATASLAKVGGQESANIIRDVSRIVQSLVDLEQAVSDQLKNRETQLGALMGIGRAINSSLGLKRVLEEVMDTLIGLMRAERGFLMLREPSGELRVRIARGIDHVNLDEEAFKVSGTIVEKVAASGEAILTTNAQEDPRFENQMSVAAYQLRSILCAPLKIKNELIGVIYVDNRARSGIFQERELGLIRAFSDQAAVAIDNAQLFDDLQEKNRELEDAYQATLEGWVSALDMRDKETEGHTQRVRILTERLAKFMGVNDDDLIHIRRGALLHDIGKMAIPDGILLKPGPLTDAERDLIKQHPVYAYNMLKRIDFLLPAIDIPHYHHERWDGSGYPEGLKGEEIPFAARIFPVVDVWDALASERPYLKGLPPEEVRERIKAGAGKHFDPQVVEAFLQMNDTSV; via the coding sequence ATGTTTAAGCGTCCTACTGATATCCCATCCATTCAAAAAAGTTTTCAAGATATACGAGCGCTTCTAATGAGCGCAACAGCAAGCCTTGCCAAAGTTGGGGGACAGGAAAGTGCAAATATCATCCGCGATGTAAGTCGTATTGTGCAATCATTGGTTGATCTGGAGCAGGCAGTTTCCGATCAATTGAAAAATAGGGAGACTCAGCTTGGGGCGTTGATGGGCATTGGACGAGCAATCAATTCCTCATTAGGGTTGAAGCGCGTGCTCGAAGAAGTCATGGATACGTTGATCGGGTTGATGCGTGCCGAGCGCGGCTTCCTGATGTTGCGAGAACCCAGCGGAGAGTTGAGAGTACGGATCGCACGCGGGATCGATCATGTCAACCTGGATGAAGAAGCGTTCAAGGTCAGCGGGACAATTGTGGAAAAGGTGGCGGCCTCAGGCGAGGCGATCCTAACCACGAATGCACAGGAAGACCCACGTTTTGAAAATCAAATGAGTGTGGCCGCATATCAATTGCGCTCGATCTTATGTGCGCCGTTGAAGATCAAGAACGAGTTGATCGGCGTGATCTATGTGGATAATCGCGCGCGTTCGGGAATCTTTCAGGAACGCGAGTTGGGTTTGATCCGTGCGTTTTCAGATCAGGCCGCTGTGGCGATTGATAATGCCCAATTGTTCGATGACTTGCAGGAGAAGAACAGGGAATTGGAAGATGCATATCAGGCTACGTTGGAGGGTTGGGTCAGCGCGCTTGATATGCGTGATAAAGAGACAGAAGGGCACACACAACGCGTTCGCATTTTGACGGAGCGGTTGGCTAAATTCATGGGCGTGAATGATGATGACTTGATCCACATTCGACGTGGGGCGTTGTTGCATGATATTGGCAAGATGGCGATCCCTGATGGGATCCTTTTGAAGCCAGGGCCGTTGACAGATGCAGAGCGGGACTTAATAAAACAGCATCCCGTATATGCATACAATATGCTCAAACGAATCGACTTTCTGCTCCCCGCGATCGATATTCCTCATTATCACCATGAACGGTGGGATGGTTCGGGTTACCCTGAAGGATTGAAAGGAGAAGAGATTCCTTTTGCGGCCCGTATTTTCCCTGTGGTCGATGTGTGGGATGCGTTGGCATCAGAGCGCCCGTACCTCAAGGGTTTGCCACCTGAAGAAGTGCGTGAGCGCATCAAAGCGGGTGCAGGGAAACACTTTGATCCGCAGGTTGTGGAAGCATTTTTGCAGATGAACGACACATCTGTTTGA
- a CDS encoding MFS transporter, with amino-acid sequence MDIRLLFSTRIIRLFCYGFLSVILALYLIETGLTESQIGLLFTFTLIGDAGISLWLTTSADRFGRKKTLVVGAILMAGAGLGFVLTRNYILLIIAAVIGVISPSGNEIGPFLSVEQASLSQLISNEKRTGYFAWYNLVGSFATALGALTGGWLAQALQDNGWTALESYRLVLMGYAFGGFILLVLFLNLSHAIEVTTQPDTTKRVLGLHRSRKVVFKLSSLFALDAFAGGLIVQSMMAYWFHVRFGVDAGTLGSIFFGANVLAGVSALLAVRIANKIGLINTMVFTHIPSNILLILVPLMPTLPLAIGVLLLRFSISQMDVPTRQSYTMAVVDPDERSAASGVTAIARSIGAAISPMLTGLFFTIPALLSVPFILSGGLKIVYDLLLFREFRAVKPPEEKS; translated from the coding sequence ATGGACATTCGTCTTCTCTTCTCCACACGCATCATCCGTCTCTTCTGTTATGGATTTCTCTCCGTCATATTGGCGCTATATCTCATCGAAACGGGACTCACCGAATCGCAGATCGGGTTGTTGTTCACGTTCACGCTCATCGGCGATGCAGGAATCTCATTGTGGTTGACCACATCCGCAGATAGATTCGGGCGAAAAAAGACTCTGGTTGTTGGCGCCATTCTAATGGCAGGAGCAGGCCTCGGCTTCGTCCTGACGCGGAACTACATCCTATTAATCATCGCGGCGGTCATCGGAGTCATCAGCCCAAGCGGAAATGAGATCGGTCCGTTTTTGTCTGTGGAACAAGCCAGCCTTTCACAACTTATATCGAACGAAAAACGAACAGGGTATTTTGCCTGGTACAACCTGGTAGGTTCATTTGCCACTGCACTGGGCGCACTGACGGGTGGATGGTTGGCGCAAGCATTACAAGACAACGGCTGGACAGCGCTTGAGTCATATCGCCTTGTATTGATGGGATATGCATTCGGTGGCTTTATTTTATTGGTCTTGTTTCTCAACCTATCGCATGCCATCGAGGTGACAACACAACCCGACACGACCAAACGTGTACTCGGCTTGCATCGCTCTCGCAAAGTGGTTTTTAAACTCAGCTCGTTATTTGCGCTCGACGCATTCGCAGGTGGTTTGATCGTGCAGAGCATGATGGCGTATTGGTTCCATGTGCGTTTCGGCGTGGACGCAGGCACACTCGGAAGTATTTTCTTTGGCGCTAATGTTCTCGCGGGCGTTTCAGCGTTACTTGCGGTTCGCATTGCAAACAAGATCGGTTTGATCAACACAATGGTCTTCACTCATATTCCGTCAAACATCTTGTTGATCCTCGTGCCTTTGATGCCAACCCTGCCGCTCGCCATTGGCGTTTTACTTTTACGTTTTAGCATCTCTCAAATGGATGTGCCTACGCGTCAATCGTACACGATGGCTGTTGTAGACCCCGACGAACGGTCCGCTGCTTCGGGCGTCACTGCCATTGCGCGCTCCATTGGCGCGGCGATTTCCCCGATGTTAACTGGTTTATTCTTCACTATACCTGCATTATTAAGTGTCCCATTCATATTGAGCGGCGGCTTGAAAATCGTTTATGATCTGCTATTGTTTCGTGAATTCCGCGCTGTAAAGCCCCCAGAAGAAAAATCATAA
- the chrA gene encoding chromate efflux transporter, translating into MTSAIPHQSYANIFLRFLKFGFLAWGGPVAQIAMIRQEIVDEEKWISPEKFNRVLAVYQALPGPEAHELCVYFGMIAGGRLGAILAGLGFMLPGFVLMLAISWFYVAIGIGSPIFQSVFMGMQPAVAALIVRAVHRIGGHALHDHNWLWDIAFIAALAQLLGINFLITLILAGLIYTFHKNKTIAWILLIGFVTYLAFVGFSTLQATSTQTAVTATLTKPASLLTLFWSGLKSGLLTFGGAYTVIPFLRHDAVQVGAWMTDAQFLDGLALSSLLPAPLIIFSTFVGYIGGGVVGAVIITVAIFTPSFAFTLIGHEYVEKLVDNQSAHAFLDGVTAGVVGLISATALGILSQTIIGIHAWIIFSVGLIILFRSKAKWTVATVVVAAGLYGMLFL; encoded by the coding sequence ATGACGTCAGCCATCCCACATCAAAGCTACGCTAATATTTTCTTACGTTTCCTCAAGTTCGGCTTTCTCGCCTGGGGTGGGCCTGTCGCACAGATCGCCATGATCCGTCAAGAAATCGTGGATGAAGAAAAATGGATCTCGCCAGAAAAATTCAATCGCGTCCTTGCTGTCTATCAAGCCTTACCCGGGCCTGAAGCACATGAACTGTGTGTCTACTTTGGCATGATCGCAGGCGGACGTCTCGGGGCCATCCTTGCAGGCCTTGGGTTCATGCTTCCGGGCTTCGTCTTAATGCTTGCCATTTCATGGTTCTATGTTGCCATTGGCATCGGCTCACCCATCTTCCAATCAGTGTTTATGGGCATGCAACCAGCCGTCGCCGCGCTCATCGTCCGCGCCGTGCATCGCATTGGCGGTCACGCACTTCACGATCACAACTGGCTATGGGATATCGCCTTCATTGCCGCACTCGCACAACTTCTTGGCATCAACTTTCTCATCACACTTATCCTTGCAGGCTTGATCTACACTTTCCACAAAAACAAAACCATCGCATGGATTCTTCTGATCGGTTTTGTGACGTATCTCGCCTTCGTTGGATTTTCAACACTGCAAGCAACTTCAACTCAAACAGCCGTTACTGCCACCCTCACAAAACCCGCATCACTCTTAACTTTATTCTGGTCCGGCCTCAAAAGCGGACTCCTCACTTTTGGCGGCGCATACACTGTCATCCCGTTTCTCAGGCATGACGCCGTCCAAGTCGGTGCATGGATGACCGATGCGCAATTTCTTGATGGGCTTGCATTATCCAGTTTACTTCCAGCACCATTGATCATCTTCTCCACATTTGTTGGCTATATTGGCGGCGGTGTAGTAGGCGCGGTTATCATCACAGTCGCGATCTTCACTCCATCCTTCGCCTTCACCCTGATCGGACACGAATACGTTGAAAAATTGGTCGATAATCAATCTGCTCATGCTTTTCTCGATGGAGTTACGGCAGGTGTCGTTGGGTTGATCAGTGCAACTGCATTGGGCATCCTGAGTCAAACCATCATCGGGATCCATGCATGGATCATCTTCAGCGTTGGCTTGATCATCTTGTTCCGTTCCAAAGCCAAATGGACCGTTGCGACAGTCGTCGTTGCCGCAGGGTTGTATGGTATGCTGTTCTTATAA
- a CDS encoding carotenoid biosynthesis protein, protein MPNTYFILFEVIIYIQFALCLHHAWKHGTANLLRLFAGILFGVSLELATIRQLHVYQYGQFLIMVLDVPLCIGVAWGCILYSAMEFSNASSLPYWTRPILDGLLALNIDLAMDAIAIRFGFWDWGQGLEFQYFGVPFANFWAWFWVIFFFSLGYRIFARRKDWVGTWVSPLLGYVIGLAGVLGTNALIVFGVAPEYRNVVIFSALIIALVSALALRPKFYLAPVPSLAFWVPALTHLYILIAGLVSGVMLDPPFLLLVGIAMSVVAFYLHLPTIRQILPSKQ, encoded by the coding sequence GTGCCAAACACATATTTCATTCTCTTCGAGGTCATCATCTATATCCAATTTGCTTTGTGCCTTCATCATGCATGGAAACATGGCACAGCAAATTTACTCAGGCTATTTGCGGGCATTCTTTTTGGCGTGTCACTTGAGCTTGCTACGATCCGTCAACTGCATGTCTATCAATATGGCCAATTCCTCATCATGGTTCTTGATGTACCGCTATGCATCGGTGTGGCATGGGGGTGCATTCTGTATAGCGCAATGGAATTTTCCAACGCAAGCAGTCTGCCCTATTGGACGCGCCCCATTCTTGATGGTCTGCTTGCCCTGAACATCGACCTTGCCATGGACGCTATCGCCATCCGCTTCGGGTTTTGGGATTGGGGTCAGGGCCTTGAGTTTCAATACTTCGGCGTACCATTCGCGAATTTCTGGGCGTGGTTCTGGGTCATCTTTTTCTTCTCGCTTGGGTATCGCATCTTTGCCCGTCGCAAAGATTGGGTCGGCACTTGGGTCTCTCCCTTGCTGGGATATGTCATTGGTCTTGCAGGCGTCTTGGGAACTAATGCGCTGATCGTATTCGGCGTCGCGCCTGAATATCGAAACGTGGTCATCTTCTCAGCACTCATAATTGCGCTTGTGTCTGCACTCGCACTACGCCCAAAGTTTTATCTCGCCCCGGTCCCATCATTGGCCTTTTGGGTTCCAGCCCTTACACATCTTTATATTCTCATTGCGGGGTTAGTCTCTGGTGTCATGCTTGATCCGCCATTTCTTTTGCTTGTGGGCATCGCGATGAGCGTTGTTGCATTCTATTTACATCTCCCCACCATTCGCCAAATTCTCCCATCAAAGCAATAG
- a CDS encoding sulfatase-like hydrolase/transferase produces MTPNSPTKNNLLFLFSFTVLTAYFHVFMEWLFFVTKPSTLSVLSLYEKLKALVVSGGVIAFILLILFSIFLIPARKWKSIGYVPSALMLSISALILLDNFTYTLFKLGITSTLEGWRIIYTVAFILIFIWMFRYAQRTAPTLKKSASFLTFGLLAVSLTGILAIYNSRAPYYSGFKIKPQKTSAERPNIIILGADGLSASYLSAYGSELETTPFIDQLVKKSLVAENAFPNASSTTASTTSTLTGKEPAEVGVYRYPDILTDEDSFEHLPGILKHQGYLTVEIGAPNYVDATKLNLIDGFDIVNNHSVKQPALDALRSVLGNSPSTYFIQTITERITERLLHIFFIQDMVNPFEQVNNPKSRMTDTQRMDQIMDLLEHSERPLFVFSHFMDTHGPVFSSEKNGGLMETTPAGKEPKWDVKLYQKSIQSFDKHVQELFTYLAESGKLDNTIVVIYTDHGFKYVTNQRIPIIIHFPNNEHNGKFKNNAQIIDIPVTLLDYLGIAKPEWMTGASMLSTEVPADRKIISITAGSPKKIKPPFYQIKIVQVIVCQKWYALNVQDNTFESGLIANHTAPCEDKPLPSVEEIHPLMLEYLQSYGYDVDSIK; encoded by the coding sequence ATGACCCCAAATTCCCCTACAAAAAACAACTTACTGTTTCTCTTCAGCTTTACCGTGCTCACTGCCTATTTCCATGTTTTCATGGAATGGCTGTTCTTCGTCACAAAGCCATCCACCCTTTCTGTGCTCTCACTATATGAAAAGCTAAAAGCGCTGGTCGTGAGCGGTGGTGTGATAGCTTTCATCCTGCTGATACTCTTTTCCATTTTCCTCATCCCTGCTCGAAAATGGAAATCCATCGGCTATGTCCCGTCCGCACTTATGTTATCAATCAGCGCACTCATTCTGCTTGATAACTTTACCTACACACTTTTCAAGCTCGGCATCACCTCAACCCTTGAAGGATGGCGGATCATTTACACAGTGGCCTTCATCCTGATCTTTATCTGGATGTTCCGATACGCCCAACGGACAGCACCCACACTCAAAAAGTCCGCCTCTTTTCTGACCTTCGGCCTGCTTGCTGTTTCATTGACCGGGATACTAGCGATTTACAATTCCCGCGCTCCCTATTACAGCGGATTCAAGATCAAGCCTCAAAAAACTTCAGCCGAACGCCCCAACATTATCATCCTCGGCGCCGATGGCCTCAGCGCAAGTTACCTCTCCGCCTATGGGAGCGAACTCGAAACCACGCCATTCATTGATCAACTTGTAAAAAAATCTCTTGTAGCTGAGAACGCCTTCCCCAACGCATCCAGCACCACCGCGTCCACTACATCTACTCTCACAGGCAAGGAACCGGCCGAGGTCGGTGTATACCGCTATCCCGATATTCTGACCGATGAAGATTCATTCGAACACCTACCGGGCATCTTGAAACATCAAGGGTATCTAACTGTGGAGATCGGCGCACCCAACTATGTCGACGCCACAAAGCTCAACTTGATCGATGGTTTTGACATCGTCAACAACCACTCCGTGAAGCAACCCGCACTCGATGCGCTCAGGTCTGTGCTGGGCAACTCCCCTTCCACCTACTTCATCCAAACGATCACAGAAAGGATCACCGAGCGCTTGCTCCATATCTTCTTTATTCAGGATATGGTCAATCCTTTCGAGCAGGTAAACAACCCCAAGTCCCGCATGACCGATACGCAACGCATGGACCAGATCATGGATCTGTTGGAACACTCCGAGCGTCCACTTTTCGTTTTCAGTCATTTCATGGATACACACGGCCCCGTCTTCTCCTCCGAAAAAAATGGCGGCCTCATGGAGACGACACCCGCAGGCAAAGAGCCAAAGTGGGATGTAAAACTTTATCAAAAATCGATCCAGAGTTTCGATAAGCACGTACAAGAATTGTTCACATATCTGGCCGAATCTGGCAAACTGGATAACACCATCGTCGTCATCTACACCGATCATGGCTTCAAATATGTGACCAATCAACGTATCCCCATCATCATCCACTTCCCAAATAACGAACACAATGGAAAATTTAAAAATAACGCGCAGATCATTGATATCCCTGTCACACTGCTGGATTATCTTGGCATAGCAAAACCCGAGTGGATGACAGGCGCATCCATGCTAAGCACTGAAGTACCTGCCGATAGAAAGATCATCAGTATTACGGCTGGCTCACCAAAAAAGATAAAACCACCGTTCTACCAGATCAAGATCGTGCAAGTGATCGTATGCCAAAAGTGGTATGCCTTGAATGTGCAAGACAACACCTTTGAAAGCGGTTTGATCGCAAACCACACAGCCCCCTGTGAGGATAAGCCCCTGCCCTCCGTTGAAGAGATCCACCCCTTGATGTTGGAATATCTCCAATCGTATGGGTACGATGTTGATTCGATCAAGTAA
- a CDS encoding GGDEF domain-containing protein: MKKDVLLRTQIYNEEIFRILMDYEILRTIRYQTPLSLIYLEMTHQVSDGKDAQSTSSIFETALSSRLRAVDIPTRHEKGYLILLPMTNEDGANTVRNRLLTIFEKEFETNNGKSVKFSLQIGLTSHNGGPTLMKEALLEAAKRNLQ, from the coding sequence ATGAAAAAAGACGTCTTGCTCAGAACCCAAATTTACAACGAGGAAATCTTTCGTATCTTGATGGACTATGAGATCCTGCGCACCATTCGATATCAAACTCCACTATCACTGATCTATCTTGAAATGACACATCAGGTCTCAGACGGGAAAGACGCTCAATCCACATCATCAATTTTCGAAACTGCATTAAGTTCACGCTTGCGCGCAGTCGATATCCCCACCCGCCACGAAAAAGGATACTTGATCCTGCTTCCCATGACGAATGAAGACGGAGCCAATACTGTACGCAATAGACTCCTTACGATCTTTGAAAAAGAATTCGAAACAAATAACGGTAAGTCAGTGAAATTCTCTCTTCAAATCGGGCTCACCTCCCACAACGGAGGCCCAACACTCATGAAGGAAGCTTTGCTCGAGGCCGCCAAACGAAATCTCCAGTAA